The window GCTGAGCATCGCGAGTAAAGAGCGTTTAATTATTTCAACGATTAATGCCAATGAAAATGAGGTTTATTTGGCAGCTTATCTTACAGAAAACTTTAAAGAGCTTGCGCCAGCACAAGTTGTTGCCAAATCCGCATTACGTGATTTGGTGCTTAAACTTGAAAACCAACTCGGCCTTAAAGCTCAGATCCTGTCTGACCAGAGCTCTAAATTAATCACTGCGGGACTATTTCGCGCCCATGCTAGCGGTTTAGCCTACCCAGAAGAAACTCAATTAGAACCGCTCTATCTCAAGGCAGTTAACGCAAAAACGCTAGCAGAAAGGGCCTAATTGTCAGTGTAATAACAAACATATTGACTCTCCGAGTTAAGTTGGCTAGAACAGACCCACTTCGGCACAGTCCCTGTCGCCGCAATAATAATCCAAATATACCAATCTTTTTTTGTAATTAACATTTCACTACATCATCTAAGGACAATCGATAGCACATGAACCTCTCAGAGCTTAAAAAAACCGCAATTACCGACCTCACCAAAATTGCTAACGACTTAAACATCGAAAACGCATCAAGCTTACGCAAACAAGATCTGATTTTCGCAATTCTTGAGGCTCAAGCCGCTAGCGATGGCCAGATTTATGGCGCAGGCGTACTTGAAACCTTGCCCGATGGCTTTGGATTTCTCCGCTCACCTGACTATAACTACTTACCAGGCCCAGACGATATCTACGTATCGCCGGCGCAAATTCGCCGCTTTGGCCTACGCACCGGAGACACAATTTCTGGCCAAATTCGCCCACCCAAGGAAGGGGAGCGCTACTTTGCACTACTCAAAGTTAACGATGTTAACTTTGAATCTTCTGAAGGCGTAAAAGATAAAATTCTTTTCGATAACTTAACCCCACTTTATCCTAATCGCCGCATTAAGCTTGAAGCTGCAGCTGAAGATTATTCAACACGCATCATCGATTTAATGTGCCCGATCGGCTTTGGACAACGTGCCTTGATTGTCGCACCACCACGCACCGGTAAGACAATTTTGATGCAGAAAATCGCTAATGCAATTACCAAAAATCACCCCGAAGTGGTTTTAATTGTACTCCTAATTGACGAACGCCCAGAAGAAGTAACCGATATGTCACGTAACGTTAAAGGCGAAGTCGTTAGCTCTACGTTCGATGAACAAGCTACACGCCACGTGCAAGTCGCAGAAATGGTCATCGAAAAAGCTAAGCGCTTAGTCGAACATAAAAAAGACGTAGTGATCTTACTCGATTCAATTACCCGCCTTGCCCGGGCCTATAACACAGTTGTCCCAGCTTCCGGTAAAATCCTTTCTGGTGGTGTGGACTCAAATGCTCTGCATAAGCCCAAGCGCTTCTTCGGTGCTGCAAGAAATATTGAAGAAGGCGGCAGCTTAACAATCATCGGCACGGCTCTTGTCGATACCGGCTCGCGCATGGATGAAGTTATTTTCGAAGAATTCAAAGGCACAGGCAACATGGAATTAGCCCTTGACCGTAAGCTCGTCGAACGCCGCTGCTTCCCAGCTATCGACCTCAATAAATCGGGCACCCGTAAAGAAGAATTACTTCTCCCCGATGACTGGTTGCAAAGAATTTGGCTCCTACGCAAAGTGCTCAATCCATTAAACGTTGTCGACGCAATGGAATGGCTCCTCGATAAAATGAAAGGCACTAAGTCTAACCAAGAATTCCTCAACATGATGAAAGGCGGCTAACCTACCTTTCTTTCGCGAGAAAGAAAGGTAGGCCCAAAGAAAGCGGTAAGCTTTGTTTGGGTAGTTTTGACCGTTGCGCGTATAGCGCAACTAACTAACTCAGCGCGAGAAAGCAGTGTTAGCTAGACCTAGTCCATGAAAGGACTAGGTCATGCAGGCCCAAAGAAAGCGGCAAGCTTTCGTGCTGATGTCATCCTGAGGGGAGCGACGAGCCATTTATGGCGAGGAGAGCAGTCGAATGGATCTCCAGAATAATGATCTTGGTATTTTTCACTGTCAATCTCAATGCTTAGGAATTTTAACTTTCAAGAATTTCCTTATTTCGCTGATCCTTAGTATTTAACTCATACAGAAGTTCAAAATTTAATACGGGTAGATTTTTCTTTACTCTCGCAGAGAGGTTAGAACGTTCCTGTCTCTGGGAGTGAAGTGATGACTAAGGTTTTAACCTGAATTCTAAGCTGTAACTTTCAGAAGGAGACACATTTGCGTGAAGACAAATCACAATCAAAGCAAGCGCGCGAGCGCCAAGCATTAGCCTGTCTAATCAAAAATGGGCTACTGTCTAAATTGCTTGGACCATGGGTCACAATTCCATCCAATCGCGAGTTAATCATTTGCGGTCAGGAAAGCGATCTGCGCGGTCCACAAGTCTACTTCGTTTCTTACGAGAAATGGAGAATCTCGCTGTACTTAAGGCCAGTCTGGGACGAAGCTACAAATGAGCTAAGTTTTAGAGTGGACCTGCGACCAAACTATGGGGAGGAAATTGAAGAGGGTTATGCGTACGTTGAGAGAGATGGACAAAGGATGTGCATTACGCACGGGACGAAACCTGGATGGCGTAGCCGAGCGCGGAAGTGGCACTGGCCGCTGCACTGCGTGGAAAACGCAGCTGCTGAATCTGCAGCATAGCTCAGGAATGTTTCTTGGGCGTTACACATCAGAGCGTAACACATTAGATCAGTGCAGCTCACATGCATGTGAATTTAGTACAAGGATGTACACTGCACTTCTCAAATACAATGCAAAGGTTTAATGATCACTTCAGTCTCTCTTTATAACAAAGAAATTCCAGAGCTTAGAGCTGCTGATTTCCCTCAGCTACAGCTTGCGCCTCAGCTTTAGCTTGCGGCTCTGTTACTGTTTCTACTTTTGACTCTACCGCAGAGGTTTGAGTAACCGACTTTACTTCAAGAGTATAATCCTGAACTGCCTGCTCAGGGTAACTTAACTTATATTCAACAAAATATGTGCCATCGCTCGGGATTGTAAAAGTATCTGACTTTCCGCCAGAACCACTGCCAAAGGACTTCTCTAGAACTTTTTGCTTGTAATCGTCAAAGACCTCAACGCGGAAAAACCCTGTAGTTTCTTTACCTGGAATAAAACCAACGAAATACTGCTCCCCAGCTTTGGCGTTGAAGGAAAATGTGTCTGAATTATCTGGCCCACCTAAGTGGTTTGTCTTGTAGCGCTTGTTAACCTCAAGTGCTAAAGCCGTTTCGATGTTGTCTCCGGCATCTTTGGCACTATCTAAGTCGCCTTGATTAAGGGCGGTGAGTTTGAAAGTTGCGTGATCTTTATTTACACCGTCATATTCACTGCCGATTAATACATAGTAATCGCCAGGCGTGCCGACAGCAGCTTTTATTTTTTTCTCAGCAAATTTTCCGCCAATGATTTCTTCATGGCTGATATTAGTACGGTCTGGCCCTGAAAATTTTGCGCCAAAATAGGGCATGTCATTCTCTGTGGTTTTATCGCCGTTAATATTAATGCCTTTTTCTAAAGTCTTGATTGTCAGTTCAAAGCCTTGGCCCGGAGTGCCCGAAACTTTGAAGTAGTCATACTCACGAGGCTTTTGGTGGTGGTCGAGGCGGTATTCGACGTCAGGCTTAATCTCCACAGCCGTTTCAAAGCTATCACCGCCACGAATTTCCGTGCCATAAATGGCTTTGTCCTTCTTGATCACAAAAGACTGCTTGGTTGCTGCTCTAAGTGCAGCTGCAAGTTCCGTGGCGTTTTTGGCCGGGAAATATGTGCCGCCACTTACATTAGCAACGCCTTTAAGCTGCGACTCGGCTAAGGCGTTAACATTAAATCCAACCGTGTGCACGCGCACCTTAAAGCCCGAGGCAATTAAATCTTTAACAGTTTGCTCCGGATTTCCGCCGCAAGTCTCTTCACCGTCACTTAAAAGAATAATGATTTTCTCTGACTCACGAGCGACAGGGAAATCATTTTTTGCTTGTTGTAGTGAATAAGAGATTGGCGTGTAGCCTTTAGGATTAATGCCCGCAAGAGTTGTCGAAATAGTACTTTTTGCAGCCTTGTCCAGTGGCACTGAAAGCTCGGTATCAGTGCAACTTGCTTGCTTGTCACTTTGCGCAACACGGTGAGCGTATACGCGAAGGCCGACAGGAGTGCCTTCGGGGATTTCTCCGAGTGCGCCAGTAATTGCTTGTTTAGCTGCGTCGATTTGTTTGGTGCCACCCGTGACTTGGGTCATCGAGCCTGAGGCATCAAGAATAAACAGGACATCTGTTTGGGCAAGTGTAGTTGAAGAAATCAAACCAAAAAGCACTAAAACTAAAATAATACGCTTCATTAAATCCCCCGTTAAGTGGAAGTAGTAGAAAATCAGTTATACCGTTTTATGTCAGCGAGAAATATTGGAAAAGTCCTAAGGCTATCAGGCTTTTAAGTCACTGCGTTCATTCAGGTTGTTTTATTATAAAAACCCTATATAATTGGCCACTTAAGTCGATTACCTGACAGTAAGTAACAGCACTTA of the bacterium genome contains:
- the tsaB gene encoding tRNA (adenosine(37)-N6)-threonylcarbamoyltransferase complex dimerization subunit type 1 TsaB, whose product is IKMNYFLALDTTSPNCCAALQVGAEIFTREFAKPAESLATEVEELLLAQNLSFQNLSAILVTNGPGSFSGIRIGLASAAALALGAKLKIYTASALLAQTLSIASKERLIISTINANENEVYLAAYLTENFKELAPAQVVAKSALRDLVLKLENQLGLKAQILSDQSSKLITAGLFRAHASGLAYPEETQLEPLYLKAVNAKTLAERA
- the rho gene encoding transcription termination factor Rho, producing MNLSELKKTAITDLTKIANDLNIENASSLRKQDLIFAILEAQAASDGQIYGAGVLETLPDGFGFLRSPDYNYLPGPDDIYVSPAQIRRFGLRTGDTISGQIRPPKEGERYFALLKVNDVNFESSEGVKDKILFDNLTPLYPNRRIKLEAAAEDYSTRIIDLMCPIGFGQRALIVAPPRTGKTILMQKIANAITKNHPEVVLIVLLIDERPEEVTDMSRNVKGEVVSSTFDEQATRHVQVAEMVIEKAKRLVEHKKDVVILLDSITRLARAYNTVVPASGKILSGGVDSNALHKPKRFFGAARNIEEGGSLTIIGTALVDTGSRMDEVIFEEFKGTGNMELALDRKLVERRCFPAIDLNKSGTRKEELLLPDDWLQRIWLLRKVLNPLNVVDAMEWLLDKMKGTKSNQEFLNMMKGG
- a CDS encoding VWA domain-containing protein; translated protein: MKRIILVLVLFGLISSTTLAQTDVLFILDASGSMTQVTGGTKQIDAAKQAITGALGEIPEGTPVGLRVYAHRVAQSDKQASCTDTELSVPLDKAAKSTISTTLAGINPKGYTPISYSLQQAKNDFPVARESEKIIILLSDGEETCGGNPEQTVKDLIASGFKVRVHTVGFNVNALAESQLKGVANVSGGTYFPAKNATELAAALRAATKQSFVIKKDKAIYGTEIRGGDSFETAVEIKPDVEYRLDHHQKPREYDYFKVSGTPGQGFELTIKTLEKGININGDKTTENDMPYFGAKFSGPDRTNISHEEIIGGKFAEKKIKAAVGTPGDYYVLIGSEYDGVNKDHATFKLTALNQGDLDSAKDAGDNIETALALEVNKRYKTNHLGGPDNSDTFSFNAKAGEQYFVGFIPGKETTGFFRVEVFDDYKQKVLEKSFGSGSGGKSDTFTIPSDGTYFVEYKLSYPEQAVQDYTLEVKSVTQTSAVESKVETVTEPQAKAEAQAVAEGNQQL